A part of Hippopotamus amphibius kiboko isolate mHipAmp2 chromosome 16, mHipAmp2.hap2, whole genome shotgun sequence genomic DNA contains:
- the LDHD gene encoding probable D-lactate dehydrogenase, mitochondrial, producing the protein MARLLRAATWGLSPWRGYCSRETQGELSKGFVEALKAVVGSPHVSTAAAVRKQHGHDESMHRCQPPDAVVWPQNVEQVSQLAALCYGQGVPIIPFGTGTGLEGGVCAVQGGVCVNLTHMDRILELNPEDFSVVVEPGVTRKALNTHLRDSGLWFPVDPGADASLCGMVATGASGTNAVRYGTMRDNVLNLQVVLPGGRLLHTAGPGRRFRKSAAGYNLTGLFVGSEGTLGLITAATLRLHPAPEATVAATCAFPSVQAAVDSTVHILQAAVPVARIEFLDDVMMDACNRHSGLNCCVAPTLFIEFHGSEQALAEQVQRTEEITRHNGGSQFSWAKETEERSRLWAARHNAWYAALALRPGCKGYSTDVCVPISRLPEILVQTKEDLKASGLTGAIAGHVGDGNFHCILVADPEDHEELLRVKAFAEQLARHALALHGTCTGEHGIGLGKRQLLKEEVGSVGMETMRQLKAMLDPRGLMNPGKVL; encoded by the exons ATGGCCAGGCTGCTCCGGGCTGCCACTTGGGGGCTGTCCCCCTGGAGGGGCTATTGCTCCAGGGAGACGCAG GGCGAACTCAGCAAGGGCTTTGTGGAGGCTCTGAAGGCAGTTGTGGGGAGCCCCCACGTGTCTACGGCTGCTGCGGTCCGAAAGCAACACGGGCACGATGAGTCGATGCACAG GTGCCAACCTCCGGATGCCGTTGTGTGGCCCCAGAATGTGGAGCAGGTCAGCCAGCTGGCAGCCCTGTGCTATGGCCAAGGCGTGCCCATCATCCCATTTGGCACGGGCACCGGGCTTGAGGGTGGAGTCTGTGCCGTGCAG GGCGGCGTCTGCGTCAACCTTACCCACATGGACCGAATCCTGGAGTTGAATCCAGAAGACTTCTCTGTGGTGGTGGAGCCGGGTGTCACCCGCAAAGCTCTCAACACCCACCTGCGGGACAGCGGTCTCTGGTTCCCTGTGG acCCAGGCGCAGACGCCTCTCTTTGCGGCATGGTGGCCACCGGGGCGTCGGGCACCAACGCTGTGCGTTACGGCACCATGCGCGACAACGTGCTGAACCTGCAGGTGGTGCTGCCGGGAGGGCGGCTGCTTCACACCGCGGGCCCCGGCCGCCGCTTCCG GAAGAGCGCAGCTGGCTATAACCTCACCGGGCTCTTTGTGGGCTCCGAGGGGACGCTGGGCCTCATCACAGCCGCCACCCTGCGCCTGCACCCTGCCCCTGAGGCCACGGTGGCCGCCACCTGTGCCTTCCCCAGTGTCCAAGCGGCCGTGGACAGCACGGTACACATCCTCCAGGCTGCAGTGCCAGTGGCCCGCATTG AGTTCCTGGATGACGTCATGATGGACGCCTGCAACAGGCACAGCGGACTGAACTGCTGCGTGGCACCCACGCTCTTCATTGAGTTCCACGGCTCCGAGCAGGCGCTGGCAGAGCAGGTGCAGCGCACAG AGGAGATCACGCGGCACAATGGAGGCTCCCAGTTCTCCTGGGCCAAAGAGACGGAGGAGCGCAGTCGGCTCTGGGCCGCGCGGCACAACGCCTGGTACGCAGCCCTGGCGCTGCGGCCGGGCTGCAAG GGCTATTCCACCGACGTGTGTGTGCCCATCTCTCGGCTGCCAGAGATCCTGGTGCAGACCAAGGAGGACCTGAAGGCCTCCGGACTCACAG GAGCCATCGCTGGGCACGTGGGTGATGGCAATTTCCATTGCATCCTGGTGGCAGACCCGGAGGACCATGAGGAGCTCCTCAGGGTCAAGGCCTTTGCAGAACAGCTGGCCAG GCATGCACTGGCACTCCATGGCACGTGTACTGGGGAACATGGCATTGGGCTGGGCAAGCGGCAGCTGCTGAAGGAGGAGGTGGGCTCAGTGGGCATGGAGACCATGCGGCAGCTCAAGGCCATGCTGGACCCTCGAGGCCTCATGAACCCAGGCAAGGTGCTGTGA